The Corynebacterium callunae DSM 20147 genomic sequence TCCGACAGGTATTTATCTAGAGCTGCGCGCTGCCACGCTCTTAGATTTGAACTCACTTCCTACGCAGACCCTTAAAAATTCTCTCGCAGTCCGGGCACACAGGTGAACCGGGCTTGGCTTGTTTGGTCACTGGGAATGTTTCCCCGCACAGGGCAACAACCATGCGACCACTAACGGCTGATTCCACGATTTGATCCTTTTTCACATAGTGAAAAAACTTCGGGGTGTCATCGCTAGTCGCGTTATCTTCCCTGACATCGGGGCGTTCAATGGTCTTCGTTGTCGTTCTCACTTAATCTATAATGCCCCAAATTCCTCGGTTGCCGCTAAACGGACTACCCTGTTCCCTATGAACCAGCGGAAACACCGTCAATCCGGGGACACCGGTGCGTCGGAAAATTCCTCTTCCAAACGCTTTAAAGGTATTTTTCATCGCCCCGAAGTGCTGTTAATTACCGATAAAAAGCGCACCCCCATGCAAGATTTACGCCATCGCAAGCGGCTATATAATGTGATTCAGGCTGCGCGTATTCCGCTGCTTATTGTGGCTGGTTTGTCCTGGATGGTGTGGCACCTGTGGTTTTTGGCGGTCATTCTATTTATCATCTCGGTGCCTTTGCCATGGGTTGCTGTGGTGATTGCCAATGGCCAGGGTGAACCCCGGGATAAGCGGGAAAAGAATGTCTATAAACCAGCGCTGGTGCGCGAGCAAAATGAACAAGCTCGTTTAGAGGCTCGTCGCGCCGCGGAATTAAAACAGAATAATACTGCAGCACTTGATGCACCCCGACCTTTTGAAGGTCTCATTATTGATGCCGACACCAACGAGGATTCCTAAAAATTTATGAGTGATCGATCCCCTCTCACCGCTGCTGCGGCTGATCTTAAACAAACCTTCAAAAGGATTGGCTTTAGCTCCACCGGTATCAACAACTTGCTGGGCCCTGATTACAGCCAAGCTTTGTACGCCGGTCAGCCGGCGGCGGTGCGCTACTACCTCGACTCCCAGGATCCTTCGGACCTGAACTTCGCCCTACGGGCGTTGGTGTTACGCGACCGGGTGCGCGTCGATAAGCTTTCAGGTTTGTTGGGGGCACAGACCTTAAAGGCGCTTGTCGACGCCGACCTCATCGCAATTGATGGGGACAAGGCGCAAGTGTTGTTTGATGTGCGTCCACATTTAATTGCTGGACGCCAGCAATGGGTATTTTCCGATGCTGATGCGGCTATGACCCAGCACATTCCCGGTCCTGACCACGTTTTGGGAGTGGGAGCGGCAAGTTTGTCTTTGCTGCAGGCCACTCCGACCTCCCCTACTGGCAGTGTGTTGGATCTGGGCACCGGTTCTGGCATTCAGGTGCTTGGTCAGGCTGGGGTCGCCGAATCTATTACTGCTACTGATGTGCACCCTCGCGCACTGGACTTTGCCGAGGCCACCTTAGTGGATTCTGGCATCGAAGTAGAGCTTTTGGAGGGCAGTTGGTTTGAGCCAGTTGCTGGCCGCAGCTTTGACCGTATTATTGCCAATCCTCCTTTTGTAGTAGGTCCGGCGGAGATTTCCCATGTGTACCGCGATTCCGGCATGGATTTAGATGGTGCAACCAAATTGGTTGTCGAGGAAGCTTGTACCCACCTTGCTCCCGGTGGCACCGCTCACCTCTTGGGTGCCTGGGTGCATTCTGCCGGCCAGTCTTGGCAAAACCGCGTGGCTGAGTGGCTGCCTGATGAGGGTTTTGTGGCCTGGATTATTGAACGGGATGCCGTAAGCCCCGCCCAATATGTGGCAACCTGGCTGGCCGATGAATCCTTGGATCTGCGCAGTGAGGAAGCTGCCGCGCGTACTACTGCCTGGCTAAAGCATTTTGATAACGCTGCAGTGACTGGAGTTGGCTTCGGATTTATCGCGATCCAGCGTTTGGCTGGCGACGAGGCAGAGTTGAAATCCGACATTTTGGCTGAGTCTATGACTCAATACTTTGAAGATCCGCTCGGCCCGGAGGTGGAAGAATATTTTGCCCGCAATGAATGGTTGCGTGCGCAGACTCGCTCTTCGATTCTCTCCAGCACCTTTAGTGTGCGCCCCGGTGTAGCCCGCGAAGATATTAGCCTTTCGGACGTGGAGGAAGGTATGGGCTTTAAAGCTATGACCAAGCGCCTAACCCGCACCGATGGGCCACGCTGGAGCCACGATATTGATAGCCACATTGGCGCTATTGTTGCTGGCCTTCATCCGCAGGGATTGGCTTTGGAAGAAATAATTGAGATGTACGCGATGTCTCAAGGCGTGGAGGGTGAAGACCTACACAATGACGTGATTTCCGCGATTGTTGATCTCATCCGCCACGGCCTTGTACTGCCCGCAGATCTCTTGGAGCGCTAAGCAATGAAAGCAGTATTAACCCGCGTTAGTTCCGCCAGTGTCACCGTAGATGGTGAGATTGTCGGCGCGATTGATTGCCCAGATACCGGCGGTATTCTCGCGCTTGTTGGTGTTGGTACTGCAGATAAAGACGACGCTTGGGAAACGATGGTGCGCAAGATCGCAGAGCTGCGAATTTTAGATAATGAGCTCTCTGTCAGTGATGCAGGTGCACCGGTCTTGTTGGTTAGCCAATTCACGCTTATGGGACGCACCGCCAAAGGCCGCCGACCTTCCTGGTCCGATGCTGCGCCAGGCGAGGTGGCGGCTCCGATTATTGAGCAAATCGCCACCGGGTTGCGCGCCCGCGGCATTGTGGTTGAACAAGGACGCTTCGGAGCGATGATGAAAGTTAGCTCCGTTAACGAAGGTCCTTTTACTGTGCTGGTTGAGTGCTAGATCACTTTTAGCTGAATTTTATTCAAAAGTCTTTTTCCTAAATTCTTTCAATAAGTCAAGCTTGAAGACTTGTTAATTTATAACATTTGGCGAATATTTTAAATTTGTCATTTACGGGGAACTATTTCTATAGAGGAACCGTTGAACCTCTTGAACAGCGAAATTAGGAGGCCAGTTATGACAGCACCGTCCGCACAGGATCTCGCCGCAACTGAACGGGAGGTTGACCCAGGTAGCCGTAGAGGTCAAACCAACGACAATCCTTCACAGGACCTTGTTCGCGTTTATCTCAACGGCATCGGCAAGACTGCTCTGCTCAGCGCAGAAGATGAGGTTGAGCTCGCACAGACCATTGAAGTTGGTTTGTATGCAGAGCACCTACTTAAGGATTCCGAGGAGCCACTAACTCGCGCTATGAAGCGTGACCTCAAGGTTCTTGTCAAAGACGGCAAGAAGGCTCGCGCTCACCTTTTGGAAGCCAACCTACGCTTGGTTGTCTCCCTGGCAAAGCGTTATACCGGCCGTGGTATGCCACTGTTGGATCTCATTCAAGAGGGCAACCTCGGACTAATTCGCGCCATGGAAAAGTTTGATTATTCCAAGGGCTTTAAATTCTCCACCTATGCAACTTGGTGGATCCGTCAGGCCATCACTCGTGGCATGGCAGACCAGTCCCGCACTATCCGCCTCCCGGTCCACTTGGTGGAGCAGGTAAATAAGCTCTCCCGCATCAAGCGTGAGATGTACCAACACCTTGGCCGTGAAGCCACCAATGAAGAACTCGCTGAAGAGTCCGGCATTGATGAATCCAAGATCGAGATGCTGCTGCGCCAATCCCGCGATCCAGTAAGCCTGGATATGCCTGTTGGTGCCGATGAAGAAGCTCCTTTGGGTGACTTC encodes the following:
- a CDS encoding DUF3039 domain-containing protein, with the translated sequence MRTTTKTIERPDVREDNATSDDTPKFFHYVKKDQIVESAVSGRMVVALCGETFPVTKQAKPGSPVCPDCERIFKGLRRK
- a CDS encoding DUF3099 domain-containing protein; protein product: MNQRKHRQSGDTGASENSSSKRFKGIFHRPEVLLITDKKRTPMQDLRHRKRLYNVIQAARIPLLIVAGLSWMVWHLWFLAVILFIISVPLPWVAVVIANGQGEPRDKREKNVYKPALVREQNEQARLEARRAAELKQNNTAALDAPRPFEGLIIDADTNEDS
- a CDS encoding DUF7782 domain-containing protein, which translates into the protein MSDRSPLTAAAADLKQTFKRIGFSSTGINNLLGPDYSQALYAGQPAAVRYYLDSQDPSDLNFALRALVLRDRVRVDKLSGLLGAQTLKALVDADLIAIDGDKAQVLFDVRPHLIAGRQQWVFSDADAAMTQHIPGPDHVLGVGAASLSLLQATPTSPTGSVLDLGTGSGIQVLGQAGVAESITATDVHPRALDFAEATLVDSGIEVELLEGSWFEPVAGRSFDRIIANPPFVVGPAEISHVYRDSGMDLDGATKLVVEEACTHLAPGGTAHLLGAWVHSAGQSWQNRVAEWLPDEGFVAWIIERDAVSPAQYVATWLADESLDLRSEEAAARTTAWLKHFDNAAVTGVGFGFIAIQRLAGDEAELKSDILAESMTQYFEDPLGPEVEEYFARNEWLRAQTRSSILSSTFSVRPGVAREDISLSDVEEGMGFKAMTKRLTRTDGPRWSHDIDSHIGAIVAGLHPQGLALEEIIEMYAMSQGVEGEDLHNDVISAIVDLIRHGLVLPADLLER
- the dtd gene encoding D-aminoacyl-tRNA deacylase produces the protein MKAVLTRVSSASVTVDGEIVGAIDCPDTGGILALVGVGTADKDDAWETMVRKIAELRILDNELSVSDAGAPVLLVSQFTLMGRTAKGRRPSWSDAAPGEVAAPIIEQIATGLRARGIVVEQGRFGAMMKVSSVNEGPFTVLVEC
- a CDS encoding sigma-70 family RNA polymerase sigma factor, yielding MTAPSAQDLAATEREVDPGSRRGQTNDNPSQDLVRVYLNGIGKTALLSAEDEVELAQTIEVGLYAEHLLKDSEEPLTRAMKRDLKVLVKDGKKARAHLLEANLRLVVSLAKRYTGRGMPLLDLIQEGNLGLIRAMEKFDYSKGFKFSTYATWWIRQAITRGMADQSRTIRLPVHLVEQVNKLSRIKREMYQHLGREATNEELAEESGIDESKIEMLLRQSRDPVSLDMPVGADEEAPLGDFIEDSEATDAESAVVASMRHSDIRAVLGTLEPREQDVIRLRYGLDDGVPRTLDQIGRRFGLSRERVRQIEREVMSKLRDGERASRLREYAQ